DNA from Alnus glutinosa chromosome 2, dhAlnGlut1.1, whole genome shotgun sequence:
CACCAATAAACCATAAGAGGCTGAAATACTTTATTTCATTCATCCATCATCACCTCAAAACGATAAGCTACAGAGGTAACTTTCATGTTGAAGTACTTCTTTAAGCGAGCCAAACCAGGTTGTTTCATGGTGAAGTATTTACAGGCTAAGTATCCTATTAGATAAACAAGCTGCTATTCTTTCTAGAAGTTGCATATTACAAAAGGCGTCCTCTGCTCCACAAATTACCAAAAGAATTTGCAAGCTGCCCTAGCCAGAAATGACGCCAATTCTTCATAAACATCACTTTGAGTATTCTCTAAATTCTGCATCAAACACAGAAAAATGTCGTAGTATCTTTTTGAACATCACCCATCACTCAAAGCTGCTTAAGGTATGACCAAGATAAGCAGTCTTTCGTGAGAAATTAGTTATATCTTGCTATTTACCATCGAGAGCTATGAACTTCAAGGTGCCTctggagttttgttcttaagATATCTTATCTAGTACTAATAAATTCTATTCTATTTGCTAagttttttggataaaaaaatttccttataggattttattttgttagtaATTAACCTACACTATTTTGTTTGACCCAAACTTCTAGGTACCTAATAAAGGAGATATTACAACAGTCAAGCGAAAGGCCGATGATCAGATTGTCtcagaagaaaagaggaaaaagaagaaaaagaagcaagttGCCACTCCTCGTCCTGCATGCTCATGGGTGTACTTTAGGTAATGCTTTTCCTTGAAGTAAGACCTACTTTTTCTAAGCAAATACGTGTTTGGGTTATTATTTCCAACAACCTAATCTCTAAATTAATATTATAGCCGGGAGTTTATCAAGGAGTATAGTGCTTCCCATCCTGAGTCCTCTGGCCTTAAAGCTGTGAGCCTCTTGATTGACTTTTAAATTGAGTAGCAATGcattttatttgtatctatATTTAAAGAAATGATTGGATGTAATGCCTTTTTCCATTTCAGGCCACAAAGGCTGCATCGGATGCTTGGAAGTCTATGAGCCTAGAGGAGAAAGCAAAATACACTAAGCGTTCTCGTGAAGTGTGGGATAAGTACTTGAGTACATCTCCTGCCTGTAGCCCCAAGCCAAGGAAACAGGTAATGCAGATTTCtcggtgatttttttttttttttttctgagtttgCATCTGGTGAATTTTACAGCTTCTACAATGCAGAGTAAACTTGTAACAAGATGCTCTCCTGGACGCTTATTCAATGTGTTACAGCGTCTCACACCTGAACAGAAGGCTGTGGTGAAGAGCATGGGATTTGGAAGCCTCCTTGGCCTTAGATGTAGAACACTCCGCCGCAGTTTGTGCCTTTGGCTATTGGAGAGGTTCAACACTACAAGATGTAGCTTGGAGATTTGTGGTGAGAGGGTTCCTTTATGCCCAAAAGATGTGGAGCTTGTGATGGGATTAGCGGCTAGTGGAAAGGATGTAGTGAACTCAGGGCCAGATGATTTTATTGCAGACTTGCGCCATAGTTACAATGCTACAAATCATGGGATTTCAGTGCGATTTTTAGAGGAGCGGTTGGCAGCTCCAGAAGCAGGAGAGGATTTTAAGAGATCGTTTGTCCTCTATGCATTAGGCACTCTGCTGTCCCCAACAGCGAGGCTGGATGTTAGCCCATCGTTCCTCCACTTTTTGACAAATATGGATGTAGTCCATCAGTACAACTGGGGGAAATTCTTACTTGACCGGCTTGTTCGAGAAGTATCTCGCTTTCATCAAGGGAAGCAACGGGCAGTTGGTGGTTGTCTGTTGTTTCTCCAGGTAAATAGATTCTTATAAGTAAGCTGTGATGACTTTATCTTAaactattcaaatatattattGATTTCACAGAACTTATATTTCTTTTCAGCTCTTTTACTATGAGAGCATCTCCATTGAGGGATGTGCTCCTTTGTCCAGTGCAGTTGTTCCATGCTTGTCTTCATGGGGTGAGGAGGAGATTACTGAGAGAGAAAGACGAGAAAAAGAACTTGGTGGCTATGGTTTAGGACAGGTACATTCAAATTTGCAATTTGGTATAAGTACGTATGCATTTATCAAGCTAGCTGCTTTTGTGCAGGTGATACGCAAGGAGAGGTGCCTTGGTATGGAGTCCTCAGAGTGCAGAGATCAACTGGATGGCCAATCAGTAGACAGCATAAGCATCACGGTTAAGCTTGGTCCTGTTTTTGAACAGGAGGGGAAACAGGTATTCACGACATTGAGATTCTTGAGAATaattttgggcttgtttggtaaagttTCGAAAAGCAATTtcgttttgtgttttgaaaagtttttttgaaaaagtgaaaattaaaaagtgttGCCTTTGTGGACCACATCTGAAAAAGTGTTGCTGCCAGTAGGAGCCACATTTAAAAATTCGTTTGGAAAACTAAAAAGTGtttctaaaaagcaaaaaattggAAGGTGTTTTGATTCGTTTTTTCAAAatgtaaaagaaacaaaacaaaaaaagcataatagtaataataataataaactggAGGCTGGCCTCTACAGGTGGCAGTCGCCATACAGCGTCCACATCTGAAAAAGTGAGtatgtgttttcaaaatattcttatgtGAAGGTGAGGAAAATTTTCTAaaggtgtttttgtgttttgcgttttgttttctaaaaagtattttgttttttgtgttgaAAAGAGTGTTAGTGGTGGGAGTTACATCTTGTTACTCGTTTGGATAACattgtttgaaaaatgttttttagcgtttaaaaagcaaaaagtatTTGCAAAGTTTGCCTTACGGgcctttcttttatattttgttttgtgttttgaaaagtatttttgaaaaagtgaaaattaaaaaatgttgcCTTTGTGGACCACATCTAAAAGGTGTTGCCTATAGGAGCCACATTTAAAAATTCGTTTGGAAAACTAAAAAGTGtttctaaaaagcaaaaaattggaaggtgttttgatttattttttcaaaatgtaaaagaaacaagacaaaaaaagcataatagtaataataataataaactggAGGCTGGCCTCCACAGGTGGCAGTCGCCATACAgtctctacttttttttaaaaaagaaattaattattattattattattattatataacaAGGCCAGCGTCCACATCTGAAAAGTATGTGTTTTCAAAATACTCTTATGTGAAGGTGAgggaagttttctaaaaagtgtttttgtgtttcatgttttgttttctaaaaagtattttgtgttgaAAAGAGTGTTAGTGGTGGGAGCTACATCTCATTACTCGTTTGGATAACATTGtttgaaaaatgtattttagcGTTTTAAAAGCAAAAGGTATTTGCAAAGTTTGCCATACAagcctttattttatattttgtttttttttcataggtAATATAACTCATGCATCCATATGAGATTGAACGAGTGATTTCACCTCCCACCTTTACTTATTGGGAGAGGAGAAGAATGGCAAAATTATGTAaaacgattttttattttattttatttaatcaataagttttgtaaaaacaaaatttttttgtcCGTCCTTTTCATATGGCAACCAAATAGCCTTGTATATTTTTAATGGAATGTCAGCAGATTTGGAGGGAAAAATATGGTCTGCAATGACTTGGTTGCCATTTTCTCAATGATGGACCACAAGAAGAGCATTTTACACTCTATCTTTGCCCCTTTAAGTGcagtatataaataaaaattttaatgttGAGTTTGCAACTTATTATAATAttatcactttttctttttaatatcttttattattattattattattctttttgcaATCCAAAGTTGAAATCCTGGCTCTGTCCCTCTTATGTCTAGCCAAGATGTGTTGTTCAGCCGTAGGCTTAGTTTTGTCTTGAGCTTGACCTGTTTGCCTTGATATTGGAAAGAATATTATTGCATGACAAAAATGTTTCTTTTTCTGCACAACTTAGGCTGGGTACAAGTGACACACATCTAAGGTCCATTCACCTAATAACTGTATTATAACCTATTAAAGGATCACCCTCCTTATAAGGACAAATATTTGACAGTGTGTGTTGTTGTGCTTCTCTATTTCATAGGCTGACAAAGAACAAATGAACGGGGAGATTACTATGGATGAGGTTGTCAACTCTCTGactctttctctttgtttttcttttttaaatttgctTCTTGGCGCCACTTTCCTCTTAACAACAAAGTCACATGACAGTGGGGAGGGGTTGTGATATGTATAGTTTCATATGTTTTAATCAATCTAGGAGGACATACATTTAGAGATGAATCCTTGACATCACCTCTCTTGTTTATATGCTGTGACAAGACTCATGGCATTAATGGGTGTTGCCAGCGGAGCATTATCTTTGATCATAGTGTAACTGTAGACGGGCGTAATTGCGTAAATACAATTTGATGGTTATGTAGGACATGATATTGGTTGATATACTATGATACACATGTATAATGTATAAAACAACCggtaaaaagagaagaaaagaaatcagATCTAATTGAAATTATACACTAGAATGATAAAATGTACACAACAGTTTGGTCAATATACATAATGTACTAAAACTTTGTATTAATGGATTATCTTATTGGTTTTCTGAAGTATATATATGGTCTGGATATTAAATATCTGTTTACATCCTAGAAGGTTTTATGACTAAAATTACAGTAAACATCCTCTTCTGCTTAACAATTGGGAGATCACTGTTTTCACCAGTATACTATGGCCGCATCTGTTGCAGAATGGAGAATAATAATTAAGAGTGTCTCAAAATATTATCTGTTTTTTTCCTCTTAAACGATGGGGATCGTATAATCATAGTACTTCTGATGAAAAGAAATTAGGATATCTCAATGTATTGCTCACCcaacaaaaaattgaagataaaagaaagtATTGTTCATATAGGCTGTTTATCAGGAAGTAGAAATTGGCATTGTTAGTGTCTTGAGATACACCATCCAGCAGATAgatttattgttttaaattcattttcCTGAATCGGACCATAAACTTCTGATACCAGTGTTTTCTTTTGCTTGAGAAAGTCTTTCCCTATTACGTTATATATAATAGAAATGAAAGATTTATTAAGGAGTTTGACCCTAAGTGCATAAAAGTGTATtcattcattttattattatataattttaaggacGGGCTTGGTTGATATGATTCTACAGGAAGAGATGCCAATTCTTATTAGGAGTGAAAATATTGTCTGTGGGGACATTGAGGTGGTTGTTGATTCAGTCAGAATGCCGTGCCGGAACAAAGAGTACGGTTGCAATGAAACAGTGGATTACATGAATAATGACCATGAAGAAACTTGCACCTATGCCCCATGTTCATGCCCACTTCTAGACTGCAACTTTGTTGGCTCATCTGATCAGTTGTCACTACACTTCAGCAGTAAACATTGGGATTCTGGAAGGCGCTTCAGGTATAATAGCCCATTGGCTGTCTTCTTAGGGATTAATGAACAGTTCCTTGTTCTTCAAGCAGAGGAGGATGGTGTTCTTTTTCTCCTGAACAAGGGTGTTGAAAGTATTGGGAACACTGTCATGATAACTTGTATTGGACCAAGCTCATCATCAAAGGGAAGGTTCTTGTATGATCTTGTATCAGGAAGAGGAACCAGCTCTTTGAGATTAAAATCAGTGACAGAGACTTTTCCAGGACGGGTGGAAGGTTTTCCCCCAACGGATTTTCTTCTGATTCCATTTCGTTTCCTTAGTAGGCCTGGGCATATCAACTTGGATGTTTGTATATGGAATTCTACAGAGCTTGGTGCAGATTGCCCTTGATTAGTCGTCTGTAAAGGGTTATAGTATACAACTTTCCTCTCTTTCAGAGGTCTTAGAAATATACCTTGTAAATTATGATCTGAGAAATCAGAATGGAATATCTTACTGATTGCCCTggacaaacaaataaacagatTCATAGAATGTTGACTAAGATCAATGTAGTCTCTTATTGCTGATCTATAACTAAGAGTTGAAGAGTGTAAAGTTAATGGGGCTTGCATTCTGTTCCGAAGTTTTCCTCTCTCGGCTTCTCCGGGACTAGTCTTTTGCCATGCAAGAAATTCCAGCACCCTCCTTCCTTTCCCCACCATAACTAAAACTATGAAAACAGTGCCATTATCAGGATCACAATGATAAACACCAGACAAGCTGCTTGAAGTTAGACTATTTTGCATGTTGGAACATCAAAAGTCAGTCATCTATATCAAGCTCGAATCATGACAAGAGTTGGAATACATGCTTCTAGGATGCCGATTGCCAAGTCTTCCAATAAAACCATGTCTGTATAACATATCAACACAATTTACTAGGAGAGCTAATCTCCATGCAAATGCTGTTGTCAAATGAACTGCTTTTCATCCTTATTATGGAAGTATTCTCacctctctttattttctttcctagGTTAGATTCAAGAGTGGGAAAGACCTGCCTTAATCCCTTCCCTTTTcccggatatatatatatatatatatatatatatatatatatatatatatatatatatatatatatatatatatatatatatatatatatatatatatatatataaactcaatTTCGTtttctaagaaaagaaaatcaggtCAAATCAACCAAGCCTGAAGCCAAGACTCTTCTTGTGAGATTCAACTATAAAGGTAGCCAATAAGCATTTCCCAAGCAAACTACTCAAAATAGATATCATGGCTTCACTTGTTAATTTTTGACGAATGGGTTCTGAGAAATTACTTTTTAAGTGCAAAGATGACAGGATTTCCTTCTAGATCGAAATTGGAAATGAAATTCGAGAATAGAAATTTCTGAAGGATTATAACTTAAAAAAGTGTCTTCAGCCACAGTGACAGATGATATTAGTCAGCATGATCATGCAAAACAAGCAACAAAAGGTAGCCCATGTAGGTTTAGAGTGCGTTTTCACACTAGGATTCCGGGATTTTGTAGATCAgaattgcaattttaaattaaattgcaaaaaatatcGTTTTagagtgcgtttttaaaaaattgcgatttaaaatatagaaatatatgtgttttcaaatcgcaggcaactgcatgagttttaaaaaacacacgattttaaagactaaaccgtaattttaaaaactcaaatCGCACGTTTTAAAGTCTTAAATTCAAACAGACCAAAGTGATTCCAACCGGCAACCAGGATCATTCTCAAACGCTCAAACTGGGCTTGGACTGCGCTTTATAAGTTAACCCAAGTGAACCCAACCTGCCCGAGCCGCCTTAGCCTCTTCTTGAACGGAGCACTCAAATGAAACAACGGATGTAGTAGATAACATACACGTACAGATATATAGTACCGGCAAAAGCAAAGGTAAAACTTCAGTAGCCGTtgaacacagagagagagagagacagcgaGGAATGAATTCCTCGCTGATGCTTCGTCGTTGTTTCTGTTTCCAGAGTTCCacctcttcttcttgttcttcttctctaAGCGTCTGTTCCAAGAAGAAGCCCCTTGTCTTCTTGGGCTCTCCTCAGGTACGCTCTCTCTTTCGTTTGCTGTGTCTATCTTTGGTATTTTGGTCTCTAACGAAATGGGTATTCTTGTAGGTCTCTGCAACAGTCCTTGATGCCCTTCTCTGTGCATCTAGTGCTCCAGACTCCTCGTTTGAGGTATTGGACCATAATTTCATTCCATTATATTCAACTGACTTTTGTTCCGTCAGTTTCATATCTGTCGTATGACTTGGAGTGTTTATTTTACTATTTGTTTGATTGGGGTTACTTTTACAGGTTTATATCATTAGGATTCTTagcatatttttaattaagcctTTAATTCTAATCTTACTCTGTGAAGATTAATTTAATGGCCAGGGTGCATTTGTCAGTGTGTCTTTGAATGTGTAGTTAAACATAGAGACACTGCATATGATCATGGAATGTGTCTTTGGTTTACACGTTAGTTAGATCTCAAGCCATGCCAAAATGAGGAATAGACCATGACTGTGTAATGCTCAGTGTAAAAGTTAGTTCGTTTAGCCATCAGAAAAAGGTTATAGGGACTGTTAACGTTTAGATTGTTTTGATAATTATGTTTAGCTGTATAAAATGAGAGGTTGATGTTATTGATTGCTAATTTGGTATGGTTTAGGTTGCAGCAATTGTTACTCAGCCACCTTCTAGAAGGAATAGGGGGGGAAAGGTGATGCCTTCTCCATTGGCTGAGTATGCTCTCGACAGAGGCTTCTCTTCTGACCTCATTTTCACACCCGAGAGGGCTGGGGAGGTAATCAATGTTTTCTGCTCCTGAAATTTATGCTTAAGTAGTAGTTAAAGTAGTGATTGGGTTCATTTACAACATTCAAGCCTGGTCTTTCGACCAAATGGCAAGAGGAGGAAGGTGAAGCCGCTTGTTCAATCCCGTAAGTGGTGTTTGAGTTTGTGTGTCTGGGTGAAATCCTGCACTAGACctacattttcttcttattgCAGAAGTTTGTAAACTCGTTCTTTCCATTTGACagtattgcaattttattttagttttttcaaatttaattggGTTATGTCTCTCATTATCTTTTGTTGtaataaatttaaacttatagaaaaaaaaggggttgaGAATGTTTgctacattaaaaaaattgtctgCCAGTGGGTTTTTATACCGAAAAGGAACTATGGGAATGCAAATTTGGTGCTTGCAAACTTTTAATCaagtaaataatattttctttcttactCAAGTTTCAGAACATTAAGTGAAGCTATAGTAAAAGACTAAATCTTTTTAATTGTTATCATTTTTAGTCTAGAAACAATCATTTTAACTTCATCTGGAATAGATGGCAGACCATAGGAAGagattcatttttctttctatatgCAGGACATGTTCTTGTCAAATTTAAAAGCTTTGGATCCAGAACTCTGCATTACAGCAGCATATGGGAATATTTTACCCAGCAAGTTTCTCAATATTCCACCATCGGGTTAGTCAAACATATTCTTTTCTAACAAAATTCAGAATATTGTGCCTCCTACTTCTTTGTTAAACATGGCATGAGTGTCAATGTGACCGCATTTTGTTTGTCACATAAATATgccatttaaaatgtttgagCATACCCAATTAATTGTTGAATCACctcttatcccaaaagcttaaactaataagaagaggtaaatttaatcatttaatcaatactataacactccccctcacgtgtatgctcaaactcttttttaataggtgaggcccaacacgtgaggcccaacacgtgaaatatttaattgaaatggaaggtgAATGATGGAGACAAGATTCGAACTTAAGAtctctgctctgataccatgttaaatcaccatttattctaaaattttaagcTAATAgtaagatgtaaatttaattattttatcaatactATAACATTACTCACacattgctttgataccatggaaaaaagagtaataattTATCTTGCTTATCGTTTGGGGGGTTTATTATAAGGTCCAAGTTTTTACTCTTGCCTCCAATGTTTTCATTGGAAAAAGCCTATGGGTTGCATATTATGTGAGGTACAGACCTTGGGCTTGAGTTGTAAGCCTCATGATTTTTGTGCCTTATGCGTGTGTTCACCTACACGTGTCTGTATATAGGTATTGATGTATATTTGTTTTGTCATTTGGTTTCccattaataaataaactatttGGATATGTTTAACCATCATAATAGCCAAGATATATAAACTAGAAAATGTTCTTTTGGGAAATGTGGGAGCAAGAAACCAtactttcactttttattatttcttgtgGTAGAGGGATTAGGTTTCTTTGGCATTATGAGGAAATCTTCCAATATGTCATAGCAATTTATTATCACTCAATAGTAATGGCTATTGAAATCTCTCAATAGTTTCTCAATGCTGAATTTAAATTGTGTTTGCGTGTGTATGTCTCtttatgtgtgtgtgagtgtgcATGCATTTGATATTATTAAGAAACCTATTTAACGTCTTAATCATAAAGGTTTCTGGTAGGTTTGGTGTCACAGTCTTAGCTGGAGGCTAGTTCACAGTGCGGCCTTGCTATCCCCAAGTGGGCAGCAAGTAAATGAGTATCTCATAAGGCGCTTACGCACACACAATGACAATAATATGtaagaatttttatttagaAGAGTAAAGCAATGCTCCAAAATAGTGTAGTTGTCACAATACACAAATTTTGAGGGAAAGTGGCTACTTGTATTAATGTAAAGAGAGTGGTTACAATGGTGAGAGCTGGAgggaaaagctttacaaagagactCACCTGTATACCAGCGTGCTAGGCCAACGGTCCACTAACTAGGCACTCCCCCCTAAAGGGCATTCTGGGCTGTGACCCACCTGGCAGAAGGAAATATCAGTAAGCATGAACAAGCATAAAGCCATTTTTCTACTTAAATCTCAGTTTTGTGTCAGGGAAGTTAGAACACTTTATCAAGTTCTGTCTGTAAATTCTAACTGTGGTCTCAGTTTCCCTCAATCTTGGGCCCAAAACCTATTTCTAGTATGCTCATAAGTTTACATAAGTACATAAATGCTGGTAAGGCTCTTACTTTGAAAAGTAAGTTCAAGAATGCTAGAAGAGCTTAGTTTGGGAGTTGAGGCAAGCGTCCATGGTAAAGCAAAGAGGTCCTAGACAAGCTTTGGCCTGTGACGTTTGGCATGCACCTGTTGTAAAACTTGACGTCTGAGGCTTGCTCCTTTAATTTGGATTTTGAGACAAGTTTCTTGTGTCATAGCCATTGGCACGTTTCAAAGGGGTAGATGGCATGCTTGTGTTTGAAACAATTTCTTGCCAGTTTCGTTGTCTATTGTTGCCATCAAGCGTGTATTGAACCATATCCTTCATTTCATTTGGTCTTGTAATATGATTTTTACTTGTAATCTTATTCATTTAAAATTCAACCTTTTAAGCTTTGTTATACTGGTGTCCATCAGCTAGACCTCCTTGTGCACATACCATCTGATAAATCTCCAGATTATCCAATTCATTCATGTTTTGCATGGCCCCAGAAAAAAACATTGAATAACTGAATCATAAAGTTTCACCACTTCTAAGCTTCAAGCAATCAATCAACAGTTATTTGACAGGTATCACCCGAGACTTTAGTTCAACCAATTTCCAAAGTTTTGCAGGAAATGACTGCTCCAACATCCAACCTATGGATGGTGAACACTTTTTAttgatagtatttatttttaccAACACCATTCTATTGCAGAAAAGTTTTTAATGTAGTTTGGCATCTGTGAATTTTGCACTTACCAAAAaagaattttgtgtttttgctaGTGTTGTATATTTTGTCATGTAAAACATACTAGATTCTAAATTTTCAAGTGATATGATTCATATGAAGCCTGAAAAGATCTGAATCTGAAAAGCTTAATCAACTATGGCGATGTGAGCGTGCCCTCTAAGAGTAGGAAAGGAAAGGCTCAAGTTTTGTGGGTTTCGGGTTTTAGGGtaggtccttgtgggtttgtttgggcttttcttttgttgctttGAGTGCTCTTTGTGGGTTTTGTGCTTTAGGGCTTAGGTCcctgtgggtttgtttgggtttcgtTTTGTGGGCTAgttcgggtttgagggcttttggTTTTGAGGGTTtggtgggtttctttctttttttgggctttttttttttttttcgcgtTCTAGCTAagtgctttctcttgtatacttccggtgtactaggggcgccttacgcttttaataagccaagtttattacttaaaaaaaaaaagatgttctACAAAAATTTCAGagattcaaatttaattttctcagGGACAGTGAATATACACCCTAGTCTGCTGCCACTGTACCGTGGTGCTGCTCCTGTTCAAAGAGCATTGCAGGTTCTTTATTTTTGTAGGTTTATGATGTTCATTGTGTTAAATACTTAATACACTTCTTCCTTCTAAAGTGTGTATAGTGACATCTGTAAATTTATGCATTAGGATGGTGTTAAAGAAACAGGAGTATCATTGGCCTTCACGGTTCGTGCACTTGATGCTGGACCTGTCATTGCCTGTGAAAGATTGGAAGTTGATGATCAAATTAAGGTATGCTTATCTGGAATTACTACATTGATTATGGAGCATATAGAGGCTTAAGTTTAAGGATTCTGCTAGTCTTTATTTTTGCCTAGTCCTATTTGAAAGTGTCATGGATTTGTCTGAATCAATTACTCCATAACATGAATTTGGAGGCAAGATCTATCAAGTTTGATAAAATCTTATTGACCGTGTCTTGTATGTTAAATATCAAGATGTCAGTTATTTGTTAACCTGCAATTGTTCAGCTTTTATCCttctttgttattattattgttctattttttgGGAAGGGGCTCCTTCATTTGCTTCACTTTATTGTCCCTCTCTTTGCAAGCACAGACTCACTGCTGTATCTGCATTTAGCTTCAGTCTTAGTGTGCATTTTTAGCTGAGGCATTGTAAGagttaattttataaattattcgaaactctctctctctctctctctgtttggaTGATACTCATAATGTCCTCTTTATCTGCCTTGAAATGCAATGACTGCTTTCTGTTTGTTAAGCGCCTTCTAACTAACCTTAAAATACTTTGCTTACAGGCACCTGATTTACTTGAATTGCTATTTTCTGAAGGTGCGGTTTTTTGTTAGTATCTAAATTTAGTATTAATATGTCAAACATTCATGCAATTGATTAACTATAGCTACTTCATCTTTGTACCTAAAGCTGAAATTGTGTTACCCGAGAATGATATAGTTGTGCTTGCTAATGCTATAGGCCAGGGTGTCTTGGTCAATTATTATTCCAATTGTTTTACAGATGAACACACAAAAAT
Protein-coding regions in this window:
- the LOC133860914 gene encoding uncharacterized protein LOC133860914 isoform X2 gives rise to the protein MNSSLMLRRCFCFQSSTSSSCSSSLSVCSKKKPLVFLGSPQVSATVLDALLCASSAPDSSFEVAAIVTQPPSRRNRGGKVMPSPLAEYALDRGFSSDLIFTPERAGEDMFLSNLKALDPELCITAAYGNILPSKFLNIPPSGTVNIHPSLLPLYRGAAPVQRALQDGVKETGVSLAFTVRALDAGPVIACERLEVDDQIKAPDLLELLFSEARAKAQPQDDSKATLAPKLSPEESWLSFDEEALVLHNKVRAFAGWPGTRAKIVVIDKKNDHRNIVELKIITTRVCGHRNIQGNEVDDITFVEGALVFPCGGSTTLEVLELQLPGKKVYSAAAFWNGLRGQKLKKL
- the LOC133860914 gene encoding uncharacterized protein LOC133860914 isoform X1; its protein translation is MNSSLMLRRCFCFQSSTSSSCSSSLSVCSKKKPLVFLGSPQVSATVLDALLCASSAPDSSFEVAAIVTQPPSRRNRGGKVMPSPLAEYALDRGFSSDLIFTPERAGEDMFLSNLKALDPELCITAAYGNILPSKFLNIPPSGTVNIHPSLLPLYRGAAPVQRALQDGVKETGVSLAFTVRALDAGPVIACERLEVDDQIKAPDLLELLFSEGSKLLIRELPSIFDGSARAKAQPQDDSKATLAPKLSPEESWLSFDEEALVLHNKVRAFAGWPGTRAKIVVIDKKNDHRNIVELKIITTRVCGHRNIQGNEVDDITFVEGALVFPCGGSTTLEVLELQLPGKKVYSAAAFWNGLRGQKLKKL